A window from Dehalobacter sp. DCA encodes these proteins:
- a CDS encoding AMP-binding protein, which produces MNLASRYIGKTDFDSYEDFCANYQVKVPDNFNFAYDIVDEYGRLEPERPALVWCDDHGNERIFTFADLKKYSDKTANMLSEAGIRKGDKVMLILRRRYEVYIAILALAKIGAIYIPSSNQLTQKDIIYRNNAASIKAIIAYHDPVILDHVEASREESSTLETLFLVGARRPGWVDFDSSMEAASENWVRPTGADATTNDDTMIIYFTSGTTSMPKMAIQSFTYPLGHIVTAKYWQRVVDGGLHLTVSDSGWAKFGWGKIYGQWICGAVQFVYDMDKFIPEKLLEMMQKYKLSTFCAPPTIYRFLLEHNLEKYNLSSIVHCSTAGEPLNPDVFNRFKSITGLSILNGFGQSETTVLVANFEWLDIYPGAMGKPNPAYKIDVVDENGAPCPPGVEGELVIREADSNKPAGLFCGYYMDETATNKVWYDDTYHTGDMAYWDEHGFLWFVGRNDDVIKASGYRISPFEVESALIEHPAVVECAVTGAPDAVRGTVVKATVVLAKGYTASELLKKEIQDYVKKVTAPYKYPRILEFVDELPKTIGGKIKRAQIRREDTEKFQDKE; this is translated from the coding sequence ATGAACCTCGCTTCAAGATATATCGGGAAAACCGATTTTGATTCTTATGAAGATTTTTGTGCGAATTATCAAGTGAAAGTACCTGACAATTTTAATTTTGCGTATGATATCGTCGATGAATATGGCCGTCTGGAACCAGAGCGTCCAGCGCTGGTCTGGTGCGACGACCATGGTAATGAACGGATCTTTACCTTTGCCGACCTGAAAAAATACTCGGATAAAACGGCGAACATGTTAAGCGAAGCCGGGATCCGCAAAGGCGACAAAGTCATGCTGATTCTGAGAAGGCGTTATGAAGTGTACATAGCGATTCTGGCTCTGGCCAAAATCGGCGCGATCTATATTCCTTCTTCCAATCAGCTTACGCAGAAGGATATTATTTATCGAAATAATGCCGCATCGATTAAAGCGATCATTGCCTATCATGATCCGGTAATTCTCGACCATGTCGAAGCTTCCAGGGAAGAATCGTCAACGCTCGAAACGCTGTTTCTAGTTGGGGCCCGGCGTCCCGGCTGGGTTGATTTTGACAGCAGCATGGAGGCTGCTTCCGAAAACTGGGTCCGGCCAACAGGTGCTGATGCGACAACGAATGACGACACAATGATCATCTATTTCACGTCAGGGACCACGAGCATGCCCAAAATGGCCATTCAGAGCTTCACCTATCCGCTTGGTCATATTGTGACGGCTAAATACTGGCAGCGCGTCGTGGACGGCGGGCTTCACCTTACGGTTTCCGATTCCGGCTGGGCTAAATTCGGCTGGGGGAAAATTTACGGCCAGTGGATTTGCGGCGCAGTGCAGTTTGTCTATGATATGGACAAGTTTATCCCTGAAAAGCTTTTGGAAATGATGCAAAAATATAAGCTGTCCACGTTTTGTGCACCGCCGACAATTTATCGCTTCCTGCTTGAACACAATCTTGAAAAATATAACCTGTCCTCGATTGTTCACTGCTCCACAGCCGGAGAGCCCTTAAATCCGGATGTCTTTAACCGTTTTAAAAGCATTACCGGCTTAAGCATCTTAAACGGATTTGGCCAGAGCGAGACGACCGTGCTGGTTGCCAATTTTGAATGGCTGGATATTTATCCAGGAGCGATGGGCAAACCGAATCCAGCCTACAAGATTGATGTGGTCGATGAAAACGGAGCTCCATGCCCTCCGGGAGTCGAAGGAGAACTGGTTATCCGCGAGGCTGATTCCAATAAGCCTGCCGGATTGTTCTGCGGGTACTACATGGATGAAACTGCTACCAATAAAGTGTGGTATGACGATACGTACCACACAGGGGATATGGCCTACTGGGATGAACACGGCTTTTTATGGTTTGTTGGCCGCAATGACGATGTCATTAAGGCTTCCGGCTACAGGATCAGTCCTTTTGAAGTTGAAAGTGCACTAATTGAGCATCCCGCAGTCGTGGAGTGTGCTGTTACCGGCGCGCCGGATGCCGTCAGGGGAACGGTCGTCAAAGCGACTGTTGTGCTGGCCAAAGGCTATACGGCCTCTGAATTGCTAAAAAAAGAGATCCAGGACTATGTCAAAAAGGTGACAGCTCCGTATAAATACCCGAGAATTCTCGAATTTGTCGACGAACTGCCGAAGACGATCGGCGGCAAGATCAAACGCGCCCAGATCCGGCGTGAAGACACGGAAAAGTTTCAAGATAAAGAATAA
- a CDS encoding agmatine deiminase family protein, which translates to MFPSDINYRMPAEWARHERTFISWPVGVSMCHPENYEVVCEGYTDIIRAIGEFEPVTVLVNPDERSLLEGRFRNRQIELLPLAHNDAWLRDNGPTFIVNDQGDIAGINWHFNAWGGKYPDWDLDNQVAPQILKHLGLKPFDAPLIMEGGSLHVDGEGTLLTTAECLLNPNRNPDLSREQITELLKKYLSIHKVIWLEKGLCGDETDGHVDNIACFASPGKILIQVCDDPCDPNYAITRENLAVLNRETDARGRTFEIIPIQQPPAVFADGKRLTLSYLNFYFVNGGIILPVFGGQAAEADALAIRTLSGIFPERRIRTINGMAIIGEGGNVHCTTQQMPAVKRLR; encoded by the coding sequence ATGTTTCCGAGCGATATAAACTATAGAATGCCTGCGGAATGGGCCAGACACGAACGTACCTTTATTTCCTGGCCGGTCGGGGTATCAATGTGTCATCCGGAAAATTACGAGGTTGTTTGCGAGGGTTATACCGACATTATTCGAGCTATCGGGGAATTTGAACCCGTCACCGTATTGGTAAACCCCGACGAACGGTCCCTGCTCGAAGGCCGCTTTCGGAACAGGCAGATCGAGCTCCTGCCGTTGGCGCATAATGATGCCTGGCTTCGGGATAACGGGCCGACGTTTATCGTCAATGATCAGGGAGATATAGCCGGCATCAACTGGCACTTCAATGCCTGGGGCGGCAAATATCCGGACTGGGATCTGGACAACCAGGTCGCGCCGCAAATATTGAAGCACCTCGGCTTGAAACCGTTTGATGCGCCGCTGATTATGGAAGGCGGCTCGCTGCACGTGGACGGAGAAGGTACACTCTTGACAACGGCCGAATGCCTGCTCAATCCGAACCGCAACCCTGATCTTTCCCGGGAGCAGATTACGGAACTATTGAAGAAATATTTAAGTATCCACAAAGTCATCTGGCTGGAAAAAGGCTTATGTGGAGATGAAACAGACGGACATGTCGACAATATCGCCTGTTTTGCTTCGCCTGGCAAAATCCTGATTCAGGTCTGTGATGACCCTTGCGATCCGAATTATGCGATTACCCGGGAAAACCTCGCGGTGTTAAACCGGGAAACGGATGCCAGAGGAAGAACCTTTGAAATCATCCCAATACAGCAGCCTCCCGCCGTATTTGCCGACGGTAAACGTCTGACGCTGAGTTATCTGAACTTTTACTTTGTCAACGGCGGAATTATTTTACCTGTATTTGGCGGCCAGGCTGCCGAAGCAGATGCCCTGGCTATTCGGACCCTGAGCGGGATCTTTCCGGAAAGACGGATCCGCACCATTAATGGAATGGCAATTATTGGGGAAGGCGGCAATGTTCACTGTACAACCCAGCAGATGCCTGCGGTAAAACGTTTAAGGTGA
- a CDS encoding helix-turn-helix domain-containing protein, with the protein MNEKVRDIAERIKGLRLLTGWAEEEAARKIGLPVQEYLKYEKGEDDIPISILYEIADCYQVDLTDVLTGVSPKLHDVCFIKKGQGLKVERYDQYDFQSLAYQYVNRKIEPLLVTLDAENSPELVSHHGQEFNFCLEGKMKVIIGSMEYVLDPGDSLYFNSLIPHKMLALEKRSAKFLTVILL; encoded by the coding sequence ATGAATGAAAAGGTGAGGGATATTGCCGAGAGAATTAAAGGCTTAAGATTACTTACCGGTTGGGCCGAAGAAGAGGCTGCACGTAAAATCGGACTGCCTGTCCAAGAATATCTGAAGTATGAAAAAGGCGAAGATGATATTCCGATCAGTATTCTCTATGAAATTGCCGATTGTTATCAGGTTGATTTAACGGATGTTCTTACCGGTGTCTCGCCCAAACTGCATGATGTCTGCTTCATCAAAAAGGGACAGGGACTCAAAGTTGAACGGTATGACCAGTATGATTTCCAGAGTCTGGCTTATCAGTACGTTAACAGAAAAATTGAACCGCTGCTGGTGACCCTGGATGCAGAAAATAGTCCTGAACTTGTTTCCCATCACGGACAGGAATTTAACTTCTGTCTGGAAGGCAAGATGAAAGTCATCATTGGCAGTATGGAATATGTGTTGGACCCGGGAGACTCTCTGTATTTTAATTCCTTGATTCCACATAAAATGCTGGCCCTCGAAAAAAGATCAGCAAAATTTTTGACCGTCATACTTTTATAA
- a CDS encoding PilZ domain-containing protein — translation MEDFQEKRKYFRVDLINDIPATAKISSINNRKVEVEKTFPIAILDLSTGGIYAFIPVDIPVNIVIIDIMFTFENEEFSFNALIIRKTPKDDGFEYGMKFLFHSQKDESRITRCLNQYKIKHTRFMKIQLDLRKQKYIGCFVKGLELIEEPAYLITSRRIVVATNKAAQDSGVKLGERCYSTVAKRHHACPFCRLEDAKKADHLLETNAVVQEQSCKARWLYLEDHYMIHYFTRKEGLKDE, via the coding sequence ATGGAAGACTTTCAGGAAAAGCGGAAGTATTTCCGTGTCGATTTGATCAATGATATTCCAGCCACAGCGAAGATTTCCTCGATTAACAACCGGAAGGTCGAAGTGGAGAAAACATTTCCGATTGCAATCCTGGATTTGAGCACAGGCGGGATATATGCTTTTATCCCAGTGGATATTCCTGTCAATATTGTAATTATCGATATCATGTTTACGTTTGAAAATGAAGAATTCTCATTTAATGCGCTGATTATTCGCAAGACCCCCAAAGATGACGGCTTTGAATACGGGATGAAATTCCTTTTTCATTCCCAGAAAGATGAAAGCCGGATCACCCGATGTCTGAATCAATATAAAATCAAGCACACCCGCTTTATGAAGATTCAGCTTGATTTACGCAAACAGAAATACATCGGATGCTTTGTCAAGGGCTTGGAGCTGATCGAAGAACCGGCTTATCTGATTACGAGCCGCCGGATCGTTGTCGCCACAAATAAGGCGGCACAGGACAGCGGTGTCAAACTTGGCGAACGCTGTTATTCCACGGTCGCCAAACGGCATCATGCCTGCCCATTCTGCCGGCTGGAAGATGCCAAAAAAGCGGATCATCTTCTCGAGACAAATGCCGTTGTGCAGGAACAAAGCTGTAAGGCCCGCTGGCTGTACCTCGAGGATCACTACATGATCCACTATTTCACGCGAAAGGAAGGCTTGAAAGATGAATGA